One Loxodonta africana isolate mLoxAfr1 chromosome 8, mLoxAfr1.hap2, whole genome shotgun sequence DNA window includes the following coding sequences:
- the TCAF2 gene encoding TRPM8 channel-associated factor 2 isoform X2 translates to MATPSAAFEALMNGVTSWNIPKDPVPCELLLIGEAAFPVMVNDKGQVLIAASSYGQGRLVVVSHEGYLMDTGLASFLLNAVHWLCPTPGAPIDVHPSLTPLVGILQESGVKAQAGEEPGESLGVYCINAYNDTMAERLVQFVKRGGGLLIGGQAWYWASQHGRDKVLSEFPGNQVTSVAGVYFTDTYGDKGRFKVSKKVPKIPLQVRCGEDLSRDQQQLLDGVSELDIQTGGIPSQLLVHGALAFPLGLDTNLGCFLAAARYGRGRVVLAAHEGLLCSPKMRAFLLNAVRWLARNRAGKVGVNTDLKSLCPLLSAGGLACSLEPQVTRDLCVYCCKAYSGQEARELQEFVAEGGGLLIGAQAWWWASQHPGQSALASFPGNLILNPLGLSILAQTLNPGRFPTPTPEMKNYHFRRALSTFQEALTMEKNWLTRLGMDGAAFLQIPAEGVPVYASLHRLLRKTLRQAGLPVVSRDNPVASDSREAALLCLATELARSGTDCSQLAQGLGTGTCPSTLHLFEHPITVEIDGNNPGSSDSWVSTGLYLPEGQSAEVSLSEAATSAGLKVQLGCHTDDLSKASKLCRAPVVTHQCCMDQPQRSVSCLWGGLLYIIVPKGSTLGPMPITFRRAVPAPYYRLGQTSQEEWRRVIQESPAPWGELATDNIILTMPTANLRSLNDPEPLLRLWDKMMAAVARLGAQPFPFHRPERIVADVQISAGWMHSGYPIMCHLESVLELTNEAGMRSEGLWGPIHELGHNQQRSGWEFPPHTTEATCNLWSVYVNETVLGIPRAQAHPALKPPEREKRIKTHLGKGAPLSNWSVWTALETYLQLQEAFGWEPFIQLFAEYQTFSGLPGDNASKMNLWMKI, encoded by the exons ATGGCAACTCCCTCTGCAGCCTTCGAGGCTCTCATGAATGGGGTGACAAGCTGGAATATCCCAAAAGATCCTGTGCCCTGTGAATTGTTGCTGATTGGAGAAGCCGCCTTCCCGGTGATGGTGAATGATAAGGGACAGGTCCTCATCGCTGCTTCCTCCTATGGCCAGGGCCGCCTGGTGGTGGTGTCTCATGAGGGCTACCTTATGGACACTGGATTGGCTTCATTTCTTCTCAACGCGGTGCACTGGCTCTGCCCCACCCCTGGGGCTCCCATTGACGTGCACCCATCCCTGACACCCCTAGTAGGCATCCTTCAGGAATCTGGTGTCAAGGCACAGGCTGGGGAAGAACCAGGAGAGTCCTTGGGGGTTTACTGCATCAACGCCTACAATGACACCATGGCGGAGCGCCTGGTCCAGTTTGTGAAGCGTGGAGGGGGCTTGCTCATCGGGGGCCAAGCCTGGTATTGGGCCAGTCAGCATGGCCGTGACAAGGTGCTGTCTGAGTTCCCTGGAAACCAGGTGACAAGTGTGGCTGGGGTGTACTTCACTGATACCTATGGGGACAAAGGCCGGTTCAAGGTCTCAAAGAAGGTGCCCAAGATCCCACTTCAAGTCAG GTGTGGGGAGGACCTCAGTCGGGATCAGCAGCAGCTCCTGGACGGGGTCTCGGAGCTGGACAtccagactggaggaatcccctcGCAGCTGCTTGTGCATGGGGCGCTGGCCTTCCCCCTCGGGCTGGACACCAACCTCGGCTGCTTCCTGGCCGCCGCCCGCTATGGCCGTGGCCGAGTGGTGCTGGCTGCCCACGAGGGCTTGCTGTGTTCTCCCAAGATGAGGGCCTTTCTGCTCAACGCTGTGCGCTGGCTGGCCAGAAACCGGGCAGGCAAAGTTGGGGTGAACACGGATCTGAAAAGCCTGTGTCCCCTGCTCTCGGCAGGGGGCCTGGCCTGCAGCCTGGAGCCTCAGGTGACCAGGGACCTGTGTGTCTACTGCTGTAAGGCGTACAGTGGCCAGGAGGCCCGGGAGCTTCAGGAGTTTGTGGCCGAGGGTGGGGGGCTGCTGATTGGGGCCCAAGCCtggtggtgggcttcccagcaccCGGGCCAGTCCGCTTTGGCCAGCTTCCCTGGGAACCTCATCCTCAACCCCCTCGGCCTCAGCATCCTGGCCCAGACCCTCAATCCAGGCCGTTTCCCAACACCCACACCTGAGATGAAGAACTACCACTTCCGCAGGGCCCTGTCCACCTTCCAGGAGGCCTTGACCATGGAGAAGAACTGGCTGACCAGGCTGGGCATGGATGGTGCCGCTTTCCTGCAGATTCCTGCCGAGGGTGTTCCCGTCTATGCCTCCCTGCACCGACTGCTCAGAAAGACACTGCGCCAGGCCGGCCTCCCAGTCGTGAGCCGGGACAACCCTGTGGCCAGTGACTCCCGTGAGGCTGCACTGCTCTGCCTGGCCACAGAGCTGGCCCGCTCGGGCACCGACTGCTCCCAGCTGGCCCAGGGGCTCGGAACTGGCACCTGCCCCTCCACCCTGCACCTCTTTGAGCACCCCATTACAGTGGAGATTGATGGGAACAACCCAG GCAGCAGTGATTCCTGGGTAAGCACAGGGCTCTACCTCCCAGAAGGGCAGAGTGCAGAAGTCTCTCTGTCGGAAGCCGCCACCTCTGCTGGCCTGAAG GTACAGCTGGGCTGTCACACAGATGACCTGAGCAAGGCCAGCAAGCTGTGCCGAGCACCCGTGGTGACCCACCAGTGCTGCATGGACCAGCCCCAGCGTTCAGTCTCCTGCCTCTGGGGGGGCCTGCTCTACATCATCGTGCCCAAGGGCAGCACTTTGGGCCCCATGCCCATCACCTTCAGGAGGGCTGTGCCAGCCCCCTACTACAGGCTGG GTCAGACATCACAGGAGGAGTGGAGGAGGGTCATCCAGGAGAGCCCGGCACCCTGGGGGGAGCTGGCGACGGACAACATCATCCTGACGATGCCGACCGCTAACCTGCGCTCCCTGAACGACCCAGAGCCCCTGCTGCGCCTCTGGGACAAGATGATGGCAGCTGTGGCCAGGCTGGGCGCCCAGCCCTTCCCCTTCCACCGCCCTGAGAGAATCGTAGCCGACGTGCAGATTTCAGCGG GCTGGATGCATTCAGGGTACCCCATCATGTGCCACCTGGAGTCGGTGCTGGAGCTCACCAATGAGGCAGGCATGAGGAGCGAGGGCCTGTGGGGACCCATCCATGAGCTGGGCCACAACCAGCAGCGGTCTGGGTGGGAGTTTCCCCCGCATACCACCGAGGCCACCTGCAATCTGTGGTCAGTCTACGTGAATGAGACAGTTCTGGGCATCCCCAGGGCCCAGGCCCACCCTGCACTGAAGCCTCCAGAAAGGGAGAAGAGGATCAAGACACACTTGGGCAAGGGAGCCCCCCTGAGCAACTGGAGTGTGTGGACAGCCCTGGAGACATACCTTCAG
- the TCAF2 gene encoding TRPM8 channel-associated factor 2 isoform X1 — MATPSAAFEALMNGVTSWNIPKDPVPCELLLIGEAAFPVMVNDKGQVLIAASSYGQGRLVVVSHEGYLMDTGLASFLLNAVHWLCPTPGAPIDVHPSLTPLVGILQESGVKAQAGEEPGESLGVYCINAYNDTMAERLVQFVKRGGGLLIGGQAWYWASQHGRDKVLSEFPGNQVTSVAGVYFTDTYGDKGRFKVSKKVPKIPLQVRCGEDLSRDQQQLLDGVSELDIQTGGIPSQLLVHGALAFPLGLDTNLGCFLAAARYGRGRVVLAAHEGLLCSPKMRAFLLNAVRWLARNRAGKVGVNTDLKSLCPLLSAGGLACSLEPQVTRDLCVYCCKAYSGQEARELQEFVAEGGGLLIGAQAWWWASQHPGQSALASFPGNLILNPLGLSILAQTLNPGRFPTPTPEMKNYHFRRALSTFQEALTMEKNWLTRLGMDGAAFLQIPAEGVPVYASLHRLLRKTLRQAGLPVVSRDNPVASDSREAALLCLATELARSGTDCSQLAQGLGTGTCPSTLHLFEHPITVEIDGNNPGSSDSWVSTGLYLPEGQSAEVSLSEAATSAGLKVQLGCHTDDLSKASKLCRAPVVTHQCCMDQPQRSVSCLWGGLLYIIVPKGSTLGPMPITFRRAVPAPYYRLGQTSQEEWRRVIQESPAPWGELATDNIILTMPTANLRSLNDPEPLLRLWDKMMAAVARLGAQPFPFHRPERIVADVQISAGWMHSGYPIMCHLESVLELTNEAGMRSEGLWGPIHELGHNQQRSGWEFPPHTTEATCNLWSVYVNETVLGIPRAQAHPALKPPEREKRIKTHLGKGAPLSNWSVWTALETYLQLQEAFGWEPFIQLFAEYQTFSGLPGDNASKMNLWVKKFSEKVQKNLVPFFKAWGWPVQKEVADSLASLPEWQGNPMRVDALSQK; from the exons ATGGCAACTCCCTCTGCAGCCTTCGAGGCTCTCATGAATGGGGTGACAAGCTGGAATATCCCAAAAGATCCTGTGCCCTGTGAATTGTTGCTGATTGGAGAAGCCGCCTTCCCGGTGATGGTGAATGATAAGGGACAGGTCCTCATCGCTGCTTCCTCCTATGGCCAGGGCCGCCTGGTGGTGGTGTCTCATGAGGGCTACCTTATGGACACTGGATTGGCTTCATTTCTTCTCAACGCGGTGCACTGGCTCTGCCCCACCCCTGGGGCTCCCATTGACGTGCACCCATCCCTGACACCCCTAGTAGGCATCCTTCAGGAATCTGGTGTCAAGGCACAGGCTGGGGAAGAACCAGGAGAGTCCTTGGGGGTTTACTGCATCAACGCCTACAATGACACCATGGCGGAGCGCCTGGTCCAGTTTGTGAAGCGTGGAGGGGGCTTGCTCATCGGGGGCCAAGCCTGGTATTGGGCCAGTCAGCATGGCCGTGACAAGGTGCTGTCTGAGTTCCCTGGAAACCAGGTGACAAGTGTGGCTGGGGTGTACTTCACTGATACCTATGGGGACAAAGGCCGGTTCAAGGTCTCAAAGAAGGTGCCCAAGATCCCACTTCAAGTCAG GTGTGGGGAGGACCTCAGTCGGGATCAGCAGCAGCTCCTGGACGGGGTCTCGGAGCTGGACAtccagactggaggaatcccctcGCAGCTGCTTGTGCATGGGGCGCTGGCCTTCCCCCTCGGGCTGGACACCAACCTCGGCTGCTTCCTGGCCGCCGCCCGCTATGGCCGTGGCCGAGTGGTGCTGGCTGCCCACGAGGGCTTGCTGTGTTCTCCCAAGATGAGGGCCTTTCTGCTCAACGCTGTGCGCTGGCTGGCCAGAAACCGGGCAGGCAAAGTTGGGGTGAACACGGATCTGAAAAGCCTGTGTCCCCTGCTCTCGGCAGGGGGCCTGGCCTGCAGCCTGGAGCCTCAGGTGACCAGGGACCTGTGTGTCTACTGCTGTAAGGCGTACAGTGGCCAGGAGGCCCGGGAGCTTCAGGAGTTTGTGGCCGAGGGTGGGGGGCTGCTGATTGGGGCCCAAGCCtggtggtgggcttcccagcaccCGGGCCAGTCCGCTTTGGCCAGCTTCCCTGGGAACCTCATCCTCAACCCCCTCGGCCTCAGCATCCTGGCCCAGACCCTCAATCCAGGCCGTTTCCCAACACCCACACCTGAGATGAAGAACTACCACTTCCGCAGGGCCCTGTCCACCTTCCAGGAGGCCTTGACCATGGAGAAGAACTGGCTGACCAGGCTGGGCATGGATGGTGCCGCTTTCCTGCAGATTCCTGCCGAGGGTGTTCCCGTCTATGCCTCCCTGCACCGACTGCTCAGAAAGACACTGCGCCAGGCCGGCCTCCCAGTCGTGAGCCGGGACAACCCTGTGGCCAGTGACTCCCGTGAGGCTGCACTGCTCTGCCTGGCCACAGAGCTGGCCCGCTCGGGCACCGACTGCTCCCAGCTGGCCCAGGGGCTCGGAACTGGCACCTGCCCCTCCACCCTGCACCTCTTTGAGCACCCCATTACAGTGGAGATTGATGGGAACAACCCAG GCAGCAGTGATTCCTGGGTAAGCACAGGGCTCTACCTCCCAGAAGGGCAGAGTGCAGAAGTCTCTCTGTCGGAAGCCGCCACCTCTGCTGGCCTGAAG GTACAGCTGGGCTGTCACACAGATGACCTGAGCAAGGCCAGCAAGCTGTGCCGAGCACCCGTGGTGACCCACCAGTGCTGCATGGACCAGCCCCAGCGTTCAGTCTCCTGCCTCTGGGGGGGCCTGCTCTACATCATCGTGCCCAAGGGCAGCACTTTGGGCCCCATGCCCATCACCTTCAGGAGGGCTGTGCCAGCCCCCTACTACAGGCTGG GTCAGACATCACAGGAGGAGTGGAGGAGGGTCATCCAGGAGAGCCCGGCACCCTGGGGGGAGCTGGCGACGGACAACATCATCCTGACGATGCCGACCGCTAACCTGCGCTCCCTGAACGACCCAGAGCCCCTGCTGCGCCTCTGGGACAAGATGATGGCAGCTGTGGCCAGGCTGGGCGCCCAGCCCTTCCCCTTCCACCGCCCTGAGAGAATCGTAGCCGACGTGCAGATTTCAGCGG GCTGGATGCATTCAGGGTACCCCATCATGTGCCACCTGGAGTCGGTGCTGGAGCTCACCAATGAGGCAGGCATGAGGAGCGAGGGCCTGTGGGGACCCATCCATGAGCTGGGCCACAACCAGCAGCGGTCTGGGTGGGAGTTTCCCCCGCATACCACCGAGGCCACCTGCAATCTGTGGTCAGTCTACGTGAATGAGACAGTTCTGGGCATCCCCAGGGCCCAGGCCCACCCTGCACTGAAGCCTCCAGAAAGGGAGAAGAGGATCAAGACACACTTGGGCAAGGGAGCCCCCCTGAGCAACTGGAGTGTGTGGACAGCCCTGGAGACATACCTTCAG
- the TCAF2 gene encoding TRPM8 channel-associated factor 2 isoform X4 encodes MATPSAAFEALMNGVTSWNIPKDPVPCELLLIGEAAFPVMVNDKGQVLIAASSYGQGRLVVVSHEGYLMDTGLASFLLNAVHWLCPTPGAPIDVHPSLTPLVGILQESGVKAQAGEEPGESLGVYCINAYNDTMAERLVQFVKRGGGLLIGGQAWYWASQHGRDKVLSEFPGNQVTSVAGVYFTDTYGDKGRFKVSKKVPKIPLQVRCGEDLSRDQQQLLDGVSELDIQTGGIPSQLLVHGALAFPLGLDTNLGCFLAAARYGRGRVVLAAHEGLLCSPKMRAFLLNAVRWLARNRAGKVGVNTDLKSLCPLLSAGGLACSLEPQVTRDLCVYCCKAYSGQEARELQEFVAEGGGLLIGAQAWWWASQHPGQSALASFPGNLILNPLGLSILAQTLNPGRFPTPTPEMKNYHFRRALSTFQEALTMEKNWLTRLGMDGAAFLQIPAEGVPVYASLHRLLRKTLRQAGLPVVSRDNPVASDSREAALLCLATELARSGTDCSQLAQGLGTGTCPSTLHLFEHPITVEIDGNNPGSSDSWVSTGLYLPEGQSAEVSLSEAATSAGLKVQLGCHTDDLSKASKLCRAPVVTHQCCMDQPQRSVSCLWGGLLYIIVPKGSTLGPMPITFRRAVPAPYYRLGQTSQEEWRRVIQESPAPWGELATDNIILTMPTANLRSLNDPEPLLRLWDKMMAAVARLGAQPFPFHRPERIVADVQISAGWMHSGYPIMCHLESVLELTNEAGMRSEGLWGPIHELGHNQQRSGWEFPPHTTEATCNLWSVYVNETVLGIPRAQAHPALKPPEREKRIKTHLGKGAPLSNWSVWTALETYLQSPCYVRWLW; translated from the exons ATGGCAACTCCCTCTGCAGCCTTCGAGGCTCTCATGAATGGGGTGACAAGCTGGAATATCCCAAAAGATCCTGTGCCCTGTGAATTGTTGCTGATTGGAGAAGCCGCCTTCCCGGTGATGGTGAATGATAAGGGACAGGTCCTCATCGCTGCTTCCTCCTATGGCCAGGGCCGCCTGGTGGTGGTGTCTCATGAGGGCTACCTTATGGACACTGGATTGGCTTCATTTCTTCTCAACGCGGTGCACTGGCTCTGCCCCACCCCTGGGGCTCCCATTGACGTGCACCCATCCCTGACACCCCTAGTAGGCATCCTTCAGGAATCTGGTGTCAAGGCACAGGCTGGGGAAGAACCAGGAGAGTCCTTGGGGGTTTACTGCATCAACGCCTACAATGACACCATGGCGGAGCGCCTGGTCCAGTTTGTGAAGCGTGGAGGGGGCTTGCTCATCGGGGGCCAAGCCTGGTATTGGGCCAGTCAGCATGGCCGTGACAAGGTGCTGTCTGAGTTCCCTGGAAACCAGGTGACAAGTGTGGCTGGGGTGTACTTCACTGATACCTATGGGGACAAAGGCCGGTTCAAGGTCTCAAAGAAGGTGCCCAAGATCCCACTTCAAGTCAG GTGTGGGGAGGACCTCAGTCGGGATCAGCAGCAGCTCCTGGACGGGGTCTCGGAGCTGGACAtccagactggaggaatcccctcGCAGCTGCTTGTGCATGGGGCGCTGGCCTTCCCCCTCGGGCTGGACACCAACCTCGGCTGCTTCCTGGCCGCCGCCCGCTATGGCCGTGGCCGAGTGGTGCTGGCTGCCCACGAGGGCTTGCTGTGTTCTCCCAAGATGAGGGCCTTTCTGCTCAACGCTGTGCGCTGGCTGGCCAGAAACCGGGCAGGCAAAGTTGGGGTGAACACGGATCTGAAAAGCCTGTGTCCCCTGCTCTCGGCAGGGGGCCTGGCCTGCAGCCTGGAGCCTCAGGTGACCAGGGACCTGTGTGTCTACTGCTGTAAGGCGTACAGTGGCCAGGAGGCCCGGGAGCTTCAGGAGTTTGTGGCCGAGGGTGGGGGGCTGCTGATTGGGGCCCAAGCCtggtggtgggcttcccagcaccCGGGCCAGTCCGCTTTGGCCAGCTTCCCTGGGAACCTCATCCTCAACCCCCTCGGCCTCAGCATCCTGGCCCAGACCCTCAATCCAGGCCGTTTCCCAACACCCACACCTGAGATGAAGAACTACCACTTCCGCAGGGCCCTGTCCACCTTCCAGGAGGCCTTGACCATGGAGAAGAACTGGCTGACCAGGCTGGGCATGGATGGTGCCGCTTTCCTGCAGATTCCTGCCGAGGGTGTTCCCGTCTATGCCTCCCTGCACCGACTGCTCAGAAAGACACTGCGCCAGGCCGGCCTCCCAGTCGTGAGCCGGGACAACCCTGTGGCCAGTGACTCCCGTGAGGCTGCACTGCTCTGCCTGGCCACAGAGCTGGCCCGCTCGGGCACCGACTGCTCCCAGCTGGCCCAGGGGCTCGGAACTGGCACCTGCCCCTCCACCCTGCACCTCTTTGAGCACCCCATTACAGTGGAGATTGATGGGAACAACCCAG GCAGCAGTGATTCCTGGGTAAGCACAGGGCTCTACCTCCCAGAAGGGCAGAGTGCAGAAGTCTCTCTGTCGGAAGCCGCCACCTCTGCTGGCCTGAAG GTACAGCTGGGCTGTCACACAGATGACCTGAGCAAGGCCAGCAAGCTGTGCCGAGCACCCGTGGTGACCCACCAGTGCTGCATGGACCAGCCCCAGCGTTCAGTCTCCTGCCTCTGGGGGGGCCTGCTCTACATCATCGTGCCCAAGGGCAGCACTTTGGGCCCCATGCCCATCACCTTCAGGAGGGCTGTGCCAGCCCCCTACTACAGGCTGG GTCAGACATCACAGGAGGAGTGGAGGAGGGTCATCCAGGAGAGCCCGGCACCCTGGGGGGAGCTGGCGACGGACAACATCATCCTGACGATGCCGACCGCTAACCTGCGCTCCCTGAACGACCCAGAGCCCCTGCTGCGCCTCTGGGACAAGATGATGGCAGCTGTGGCCAGGCTGGGCGCCCAGCCCTTCCCCTTCCACCGCCCTGAGAGAATCGTAGCCGACGTGCAGATTTCAGCGG GCTGGATGCATTCAGGGTACCCCATCATGTGCCACCTGGAGTCGGTGCTGGAGCTCACCAATGAGGCAGGCATGAGGAGCGAGGGCCTGTGGGGACCCATCCATGAGCTGGGCCACAACCAGCAGCGGTCTGGGTGGGAGTTTCCCCCGCATACCACCGAGGCCACCTGCAATCTGTGGTCAGTCTACGTGAATGAGACAGTTCTGGGCATCCCCAGGGCCCAGGCCCACCCTGCACTGAAGCCTCCAGAAAGGGAGAAGAGGATCAAGACACACTTGGGCAAGGGAGCCCCCCTGAGCAACTGGAGTGTGTGGACAGCCCTGGAGACATACCTTCAG
- the TCAF2 gene encoding TRPM8 channel-associated factor 2 isoform X3: MATPSAAFEALMNGVTSWNIPKDPVPCELLLIGEAAFPVMVNDKGQVLIAASSYGQGRLVVVSHEGYLMDTGLASFLLNAVHWLCPTPGAPIDVHPSLTPLVGILQESGVKAQAGEEPGESLGVYCINAYNDTMAERLVQFVKRGGGLLIGGQAWYWASQHGRDKVLSEFPGNQVTSVAGVYFTDTYGDKGRFKVSKKVPKIPLQVRCGEDLSRDQQQLLDGVSELDIQTGGIPSQLLVHGALAFPLGLDTNLGCFLAAARYGRGRVVLAAHEGLLCSPKMRAFLLNAVRWLARNRAGKVGVNTDLKSLCPLLSAGGLACSLEPQVTRDLCVYCCKAYSGQEARELQEFVAEGGGLLIGAQAWWWASQHPGQSALASFPGNLILNPLGLSILAQTLNPGRFPTPTPEMKNYHFRRALSTFQEALTMEKNWLTRLGMDGAAFLQIPAEGVPVYASLHRLLRKTLRQAGLPVVSRDNPVASDSREAALLCLATELARSGTDCSQLAQGLGTGTCPSTLHLFEHPITVEIDGNNPGSSDSWVSTGLYLPEGQSAEVSLSEAATSAGLKVQLGCHTDDLSKASKLCRAPVVTHQCCMDQPQRSVSCLWGGLLYIIVPKGSTLGPMPITFRRAVPAPYYRLGQTSQEEWRRVIQESPAPWGELATDNIILTMPTANLRSLNDPEPLLRLWDKMMAAVARLGAQPFPFHRPERIVADVQISAGWMHSGYPIMCHLESVLELTNEAGMRSEGLWGPIHELGHNQQRSGWEFPPHTTEATCNLWSVYVNETVLGIPRAQAHPALKPPEREKRIKTHLGKGAPLSNWSVWTALETYLQLQEAFGWEPFIQLFAEYQTFSGLPGDNASKMNL; this comes from the exons ATGGCAACTCCCTCTGCAGCCTTCGAGGCTCTCATGAATGGGGTGACAAGCTGGAATATCCCAAAAGATCCTGTGCCCTGTGAATTGTTGCTGATTGGAGAAGCCGCCTTCCCGGTGATGGTGAATGATAAGGGACAGGTCCTCATCGCTGCTTCCTCCTATGGCCAGGGCCGCCTGGTGGTGGTGTCTCATGAGGGCTACCTTATGGACACTGGATTGGCTTCATTTCTTCTCAACGCGGTGCACTGGCTCTGCCCCACCCCTGGGGCTCCCATTGACGTGCACCCATCCCTGACACCCCTAGTAGGCATCCTTCAGGAATCTGGTGTCAAGGCACAGGCTGGGGAAGAACCAGGAGAGTCCTTGGGGGTTTACTGCATCAACGCCTACAATGACACCATGGCGGAGCGCCTGGTCCAGTTTGTGAAGCGTGGAGGGGGCTTGCTCATCGGGGGCCAAGCCTGGTATTGGGCCAGTCAGCATGGCCGTGACAAGGTGCTGTCTGAGTTCCCTGGAAACCAGGTGACAAGTGTGGCTGGGGTGTACTTCACTGATACCTATGGGGACAAAGGCCGGTTCAAGGTCTCAAAGAAGGTGCCCAAGATCCCACTTCAAGTCAG GTGTGGGGAGGACCTCAGTCGGGATCAGCAGCAGCTCCTGGACGGGGTCTCGGAGCTGGACAtccagactggaggaatcccctcGCAGCTGCTTGTGCATGGGGCGCTGGCCTTCCCCCTCGGGCTGGACACCAACCTCGGCTGCTTCCTGGCCGCCGCCCGCTATGGCCGTGGCCGAGTGGTGCTGGCTGCCCACGAGGGCTTGCTGTGTTCTCCCAAGATGAGGGCCTTTCTGCTCAACGCTGTGCGCTGGCTGGCCAGAAACCGGGCAGGCAAAGTTGGGGTGAACACGGATCTGAAAAGCCTGTGTCCCCTGCTCTCGGCAGGGGGCCTGGCCTGCAGCCTGGAGCCTCAGGTGACCAGGGACCTGTGTGTCTACTGCTGTAAGGCGTACAGTGGCCAGGAGGCCCGGGAGCTTCAGGAGTTTGTGGCCGAGGGTGGGGGGCTGCTGATTGGGGCCCAAGCCtggtggtgggcttcccagcaccCGGGCCAGTCCGCTTTGGCCAGCTTCCCTGGGAACCTCATCCTCAACCCCCTCGGCCTCAGCATCCTGGCCCAGACCCTCAATCCAGGCCGTTTCCCAACACCCACACCTGAGATGAAGAACTACCACTTCCGCAGGGCCCTGTCCACCTTCCAGGAGGCCTTGACCATGGAGAAGAACTGGCTGACCAGGCTGGGCATGGATGGTGCCGCTTTCCTGCAGATTCCTGCCGAGGGTGTTCCCGTCTATGCCTCCCTGCACCGACTGCTCAGAAAGACACTGCGCCAGGCCGGCCTCCCAGTCGTGAGCCGGGACAACCCTGTGGCCAGTGACTCCCGTGAGGCTGCACTGCTCTGCCTGGCCACAGAGCTGGCCCGCTCGGGCACCGACTGCTCCCAGCTGGCCCAGGGGCTCGGAACTGGCACCTGCCCCTCCACCCTGCACCTCTTTGAGCACCCCATTACAGTGGAGATTGATGGGAACAACCCAG GCAGCAGTGATTCCTGGGTAAGCACAGGGCTCTACCTCCCAGAAGGGCAGAGTGCAGAAGTCTCTCTGTCGGAAGCCGCCACCTCTGCTGGCCTGAAG GTACAGCTGGGCTGTCACACAGATGACCTGAGCAAGGCCAGCAAGCTGTGCCGAGCACCCGTGGTGACCCACCAGTGCTGCATGGACCAGCCCCAGCGTTCAGTCTCCTGCCTCTGGGGGGGCCTGCTCTACATCATCGTGCCCAAGGGCAGCACTTTGGGCCCCATGCCCATCACCTTCAGGAGGGCTGTGCCAGCCCCCTACTACAGGCTGG GTCAGACATCACAGGAGGAGTGGAGGAGGGTCATCCAGGAGAGCCCGGCACCCTGGGGGGAGCTGGCGACGGACAACATCATCCTGACGATGCCGACCGCTAACCTGCGCTCCCTGAACGACCCAGAGCCCCTGCTGCGCCTCTGGGACAAGATGATGGCAGCTGTGGCCAGGCTGGGCGCCCAGCCCTTCCCCTTCCACCGCCCTGAGAGAATCGTAGCCGACGTGCAGATTTCAGCGG GCTGGATGCATTCAGGGTACCCCATCATGTGCCACCTGGAGTCGGTGCTGGAGCTCACCAATGAGGCAGGCATGAGGAGCGAGGGCCTGTGGGGACCCATCCATGAGCTGGGCCACAACCAGCAGCGGTCTGGGTGGGAGTTTCCCCCGCATACCACCGAGGCCACCTGCAATCTGTGGTCAGTCTACGTGAATGAGACAGTTCTGGGCATCCCCAGGGCCCAGGCCCACCCTGCACTGAAGCCTCCAGAAAGGGAGAAGAGGATCAAGACACACTTGGGCAAGGGAGCCCCCCTGAGCAACTGGAGTGTGTGGACAGCCCTGGAGACATACCTTCAG